In a single window of the Anaerocolumna cellulosilytica genome:
- a CDS encoding glycosyl hydrolase family 18 protein, with product MKRFSIFLCFFSILLLNTGCKSNLSKNSPEEISKAKDEVRQEISSTETVTGFTAWEAYWSNETVVEETVLLQEALQNVVHFAAYFNARNELFIPDETTRIFNELKAKKLGMVHYLSIVNDKINGDGSSSLKDTEVLYDIFSKEESMNSHIEMILDMALTEGYDGIEIDYEAIRQDKKLWKLFINFCEKLYVRLVENQLSLRIVLEPSAPVDEFTFPEGPKYVMMCYNLYGSSSEPGPKADKNFVKDLIKSMKEVPGEKSFAFATGGFAWDEDGKVKAITEAEAEALRDEYSVAAIRDNNSSALTFQYVDAAGTSHEVWYADGKTLITWMMLVKDAGDYGISLWRLNGNQKESLNIIKDWIMEN from the coding sequence TTGAAGCGATTTTCAATTTTTCTTTGTTTTTTTTCTATCCTTTTATTGAACACGGGGTGTAAAAGTAACCTTTCAAAGAACTCACCAGAAGAGATTTCAAAGGCGAAAGATGAGGTTAGGCAGGAAATCTCATCGACAGAAACAGTAACGGGTTTTACTGCCTGGGAGGCTTATTGGAGCAATGAAACGGTTGTAGAGGAAACAGTTCTATTACAGGAGGCTTTACAAAATGTAGTGCATTTTGCTGCGTATTTTAATGCTAGGAATGAGTTGTTTATTCCGGATGAAACAACTCGTATTTTTAATGAATTGAAGGCAAAAAAATTAGGTATGGTACATTACCTGTCTATTGTTAATGACAAAATTAATGGCGATGGAAGCTCCTCTTTAAAGGATACGGAAGTGTTATATGATATCTTTTCTAAGGAAGAGTCTATGAACAGTCACATTGAAATGATTCTTGATATGGCTCTTACAGAGGGGTATGATGGAATAGAGATTGATTATGAAGCTATCCGGCAAGATAAAAAACTATGGAAGCTATTCATCAATTTCTGTGAAAAACTTTATGTAAGGCTTGTAGAAAATCAACTCTCTTTACGGATTGTATTAGAACCTTCCGCACCGGTTGACGAATTTACTTTTCCGGAGGGGCCAAAGTATGTTATGATGTGCTATAATTTGTATGGCAGCAGCAGTGAACCCGGGCCTAAGGCAGATAAAAATTTCGTGAAGGACCTAATAAAGAGTATGAAAGAGGTACCCGGAGAAAAATCCTTTGCTTTTGCAACCGGAGGATTTGCCTGGGATGAAGATGGTAAGGTAAAAGCCATAACAGAAGCAGAAGCGGAAGCTTTACGAGATGAATATTCAGTTGCCGCAATTAGAGATAATAATAGCAGTGCGCTGACTTTTCAGTATGTAGATGCAGCAGGCACTTCTCACGAAGTCTGGTATGCCGATGGGAAAACACTGATTACCTGGATGATGCTTGTAAAAGATGCAGGAGATTATGGTATATCCCTTTGGAGACTGAACGGAAACCAGAAGGAATCTTTAAATATAATAAAGGACTGGATAATGGAAAATTAA
- a CDS encoding polysaccharide deacetylase family protein — MKGRKFSPQKKDRRKAIRSIVEGIVLLTILIVIIRALLPSRGYFPVSEDRNLQTEQGFIAVSYFGVDRTGNKTLISTKRLEEHLKALTASGYVTISQQDIINYYTAGRPLPKKALFLIFEDGRRDTGIFAQKIMEKYNMKATILTYAQNLTLEDSKFLKAKDLKELEKSTFWEFGTNGYRLSYINVFDRHDNFLNQLNTYKFQLVSGYLDRNYNHYLMDYIRDASGIPMETYSQMQERIGWDYNSIEDIYKRELGKVPDMYILMHSNTGQFGSNDKVSAENFKWMQKLFQMNFNREGDSLNTSQASIYDLTRMQPQSYWYTNHLLMRIQDDTGEEVAFVTGDEDRNNSWDTLKGQPEFIKDTIALTSLPGESGLIKLKKNITDSNIEVSVELDGNKAGIQTIYVRADDELEEYLALSIENNVLYVYEKHKGGEKKTIFSLNLELHDGIKPQSLEENKLEAEIKELETELKYVSDVELTKRLNEQLKEKKARRAASVIEGAKEYIPEIGISEAGKRFLKVMLENDEISVIIDNKAVTERLKVSVTEGKGVYLEAAPSKEGYSQRNLTDDVYDGVFKSLVISRYSTEKKDDILYDNRLAGFEKVADTIQKGWDSLINWFIKYL, encoded by the coding sequence ATGAAGGGAAGGAAATTTTCACCTCAAAAAAAAGACAGGCGGAAAGCAATCCGCAGCATAGTTGAGGGAATTGTGTTACTAACAATTCTCATTGTTATCATAAGGGCACTTTTGCCCTCAAGAGGGTATTTTCCTGTTTCAGAAGATAGGAACCTACAGACAGAACAGGGTTTTATTGCAGTTTCATATTTTGGTGTTGATCGTACAGGAAACAAAACATTAATTAGTACTAAACGTCTGGAAGAGCATCTGAAAGCTCTTACTGCATCCGGTTATGTCACTATTAGTCAACAGGATATTATTAATTATTATACAGCAGGGAGACCTCTTCCTAAGAAAGCTCTTTTTCTAATTTTTGAAGATGGCAGAAGAGATACCGGAATCTTTGCACAAAAGATTATGGAAAAATACAACATGAAAGCCACTATTTTGACTTACGCTCAAAACCTCACATTAGAAGACTCTAAATTTTTAAAGGCAAAGGATTTAAAGGAGTTGGAAAAGTCTACTTTCTGGGAGTTTGGCACAAATGGCTACCGACTCTCCTATATTAATGTATTTGACAGGCATGATAACTTCCTGAACCAGTTAAACACTTATAAATTCCAGTTGGTATCAGGTTATCTTGACCGAAATTATAACCATTATCTAATGGATTATATACGTGATGCTTCCGGTATACCTATGGAAACTTACTCCCAAATGCAGGAAAGAATCGGCTGGGATTACAATAGCATTGAAGATATTTACAAAAGGGAACTGGGTAAAGTTCCTGACATGTATATTCTAATGCATTCGAATACGGGACAATTCGGATCGAATGATAAGGTAAGTGCTGAAAACTTCAAATGGATGCAAAAGTTGTTCCAAATGAATTTCAACCGGGAGGGAGACAGCCTGAATACTTCCCAGGCATCTATATATGATTTAACTAGAATGCAGCCTCAGTCCTATTGGTATACGAATCATCTGCTTATGAGAATTCAGGATGATACAGGAGAGGAGGTAGCATTTGTAACCGGGGATGAAGATAGAAATAATTCCTGGGATACCCTAAAAGGGCAACCGGAATTTATAAAAGATACCATAGCATTAACTTCACTTCCGGGTGAATCAGGACTTATAAAGCTTAAGAAGAATATTACAGATAGCAATATAGAAGTATCCGTCGAATTAGATGGTAATAAAGCAGGAATCCAGACGATTTATGTAAGAGCCGACGATGAATTAGAGGAGTATCTGGCTTTATCCATTGAAAATAATGTACTTTATGTTTATGAAAAACATAAGGGAGGCGAAAAGAAAACTATATTTTCATTAAATTTAGAGTTACACGATGGTATAAAACCCCAATCCTTGGAGGAAAATAAACTGGAAGCAGAAATTAAGGAATTGGAAACAGAATTAAAATACGTAAGTGATGTGGAGCTAACAAAAAGATTAAATGAGCAATTAAAAGAGAAAAAAGCCAGACGGGCTGCTTCTGTTATCGAAGGAGCAAAGGAATATATACCTGAAATAGGAATTTCAGAAGCAGGCAAGCGTTTTCTAAAGGTTATGTTGGAAAATGACGAAATATCAGTTATAATAGATAATAAGGCAGTAACCGAGCGCCTAAAAGTTTCTGTTACAGAGGGTAAAGGTGTATATCTTGAAGCAGCTCCTAGCAAGGAAGGTTACAGTCAAAGAAACCTTACAGATGATGTATATGACGGTGTCTTTAAAAGTCTGGTTATCAGTAGATATAGCACGGAAAAAAAGGATGATATTTTATATGATAACCGGCTAGCGGGTTTTGAGAAAGTAGCCGATACCATACAGAAGGGATGGGATTCTTTAATCAATTGGTTTATTAAATATTTATAG
- the pcp gene encoding pyroglutamyl-peptidase I encodes MKILLTAFDPFGGEDTNPALEAVLKIRDTIADATIIKLTVPTVFDKSIETVYQAMKKEKPDAVVCIGQAGGRYDITPERIAININDARIPDNSGFSPIDTTIFEDGQNAYFSNLPVKAMVKAIQEGGLPASLSNTAGTFVCNHLMYGVLYYIDKEFPHTRGGFIHVPFLPNQVAKRYSSTPSMSLSCIIHGLELALEAIVKNSDDISLPAGTLH; translated from the coding sequence ATGAAAATACTATTAACAGCCTTTGACCCTTTTGGAGGTGAAGATACGAATCCAGCTTTGGAGGCTGTTCTTAAAATAAGAGATACGATTGCAGATGCAACTATTATAAAGTTAACAGTTCCAACGGTCTTTGATAAATCCATTGAAACGGTATACCAAGCCATGAAAAAAGAAAAGCCGGACGCGGTTGTGTGTATCGGACAAGCCGGAGGCAGGTATGATATAACTCCCGAACGGATTGCTATTAATATAAATGATGCAAGAATTCCTGATAATTCAGGTTTTAGTCCGATTGATACCACTATTTTTGAAGATGGTCAGAATGCTTATTTTTCAAACTTACCAGTCAAAGCTATGGTAAAAGCAATACAAGAAGGTGGGCTACCTGCCTCATTATCAAATACAGCTGGTACTTTTGTTTGCAACCATCTAATGTATGGAGTATTATATTACATTGACAAAGAATTCCCTCATACAAGAGGTGGATTTATCCATGTACCATTCCTGCCAAACCAAGTAGCTAAGCGTTACAGCAGTACTCCGTCTATGTCCCTTTCATGTATCATACATGGGTTAGAGCTTGCTCTGGAGGCTATTGTAAAGAACAGCGACGACATATCACTTCCTGCCGGTACACTGCATTAA